One part of the Candidatus Binatota bacterium genome encodes these proteins:
- a CDS encoding Rrf2 family transcriptional regulator, producing MHLFSQEEYGLRCLAQLARSSEREGPLRIQDIAEAEGLSHEYVAKLMRELRRGGLVTSTRGASGGYRLARDAGDINVWQALGVLGGSFFTDEFCDSHPGQLRDCTHSEDCSIRALWGWLSNLLYTVLQDITVADLVNQECRVVELLDELKREVQLPPSPFAALPAGAGPEGEGNGGKA from the coding sequence ATGCATCTCTTTTCGCAGGAAGAATACGGCCTGCGTTGCCTTGCCCAGCTCGCCCGCTCCAGCGAGCGCGAGGGCCCGCTGCGCATACAGGACATAGCCGAGGCCGAGGGCCTCAGTCACGAGTACGTGGCCAAGCTCATGCGTGAGCTCAGGCGCGGCGGATTGGTGACGAGCACGCGCGGAGCGTCCGGCGGTTACCGCCTGGCGCGCGACGCCGGTGACATCAATGTCTGGCAGGCGCTGGGGGTTCTCGGGGGGTCGTTTTTTACAGACGAGTTCTGCGATTCTCATCCCGGCCAGTTGCGAGACTGCACCCACAGCGAGGACTGCTCCATACGTGCACTGTGGGGATGGCTCAGCAACCTGCTCTACACAGTCCTGCAGGACATCACGGTGGCCGACCTCGTGAACCAGGAGTGCCGCGTGGTCGAGTTACTCGACGAGCTCAAGCGCGAAGTGCAACTGCCGCCCAGTCCCTTCGCGGCATTGCCGGCTGGCGCCGGCCCGGAAGGCGAGGGCAACGGGGGCAAGGCGTGA
- a CDS encoding class I SAM-dependent methyltransferase produces MRKTRRPNRPTIASRSDRYQLYLDTVQSPESDVDFFIRAYRNAYPGNGAPRDLREDFCGTAAVCAEWVSRHRDNQALGVDLDPEPLAWGHEHIIDKLKPEQSARVDLREGDVLSCRGPKADVLAAQNFSFWCFKTRPELVTYLKRARANLKKEGVMVLDMMGGSEVMEEDHEDVRREKGFTYIWEQKRFDPISHDCEFRIHFRFRDGSRLQNAFSYSWRLWTLPELSELLAEAGFSSSSVYWEDEDSDTGEGNGVYRRRPNAPAEPAWVAYVVARK; encoded by the coding sequence ATGAGAAAGACCCGTCGCCCCAACCGGCCAACAATAGCCTCGCGGTCCGACCGCTACCAGCTCTACCTCGACACCGTGCAATCGCCCGAGAGCGACGTCGATTTTTTTATCCGTGCCTACCGCAACGCCTACCCTGGCAACGGCGCGCCGCGTGACCTGCGCGAAGACTTCTGCGGCACGGCCGCCGTGTGTGCCGAATGGGTGAGTCGTCACCGCGACAACCAGGCGCTGGGTGTCGACCTCGACCCCGAGCCGCTTGCCTGGGGTCACGAACACATAATCGACAAGCTCAAGCCCGAGCAGTCTGCGCGCGTTGACCTGCGCGAGGGAGACGTGTTGTCCTGCCGCGGGCCCAAGGCCGACGTGCTGGCCGCGCAGAACTTCTCCTTCTGGTGCTTCAAGACCAGGCCCGAACTGGTGACTTATCTCAAGCGCGCGCGGGCCAACCTCAAGAAAGAAGGCGTGATGGTGCTCGACATGATGGGCGGCAGCGAGGTCATGGAAGAAGACCACGAAGACGTGCGCCGCGAGAAAGGCTTTACCTATATCTGGGAACAGAAACGCTTTGACCCAATAAGCCACGACTGCGAGTTTCGCATCCACTTTCGTTTTCGCGACGGCAGCCGACTGCAGAACGCTTTTTCTTACAGCTGGCGGCTGTGGACGCTTCCCGAGCTGAGCGAACTGCTGGCAGAGGCCGGGTTTTCGTCGAGCTCGGTTTACTGGGAAGACGAGGATTCGGACACCGGCGAGGGCAACGGCGTATATCGTCGCCGTCCCAACGCACCAGCCGAACCCGCCTGGGTGGCCTACGTGGTCGCCAGGAAATAG
- the sufB gene encoding Fe-S cluster assembly protein SufB → MAQQPALHSPAGHHGGRPREPGVPRGRVTRRAQARSATAAQSLRGIAGWRRPGRRGQRGQGVSRETTTVDQAVADHAEYEHGFVTDIESDTAPPGLTTDVIRLISSKKNEPEWLLDMRLKAFEGFERMAKRGEPGWAKVNYTPIDLQSISYYSAPKVKEKLESLDEVDPELLSTFDKLGIPLHEQKMLAGVAVDAVFDSVSVATTFKAELASHGVIFCSFSEAVQNHPELVKKYLGSVVPASDNYYAALNSAVFTDGSFCYIPPGVRCPMELSTYFRINEANTGQFERTLIVADKGSYVSYLEGCTAPMRDENQLHAAVVELVALDDAEIKYSTVQNWYPGDKDGKGGIYNFVTKRGLAMDRSRISWTQVETGSAITWKYPSVILQGDDSVGEFYSVALTNNYQQADTGTKMIHNGSNTKSTIISKGISVGKAHNTYRGLVQVGPNAENAHNYSQCDSLLLGDECGAHTFPYIDVRTPNSRVEHEASTSRIGEEQLFYLAQRGISEEDAVSIIVNGFCKRVFRELPMEFAVEAQKLMEVSLEGAVG, encoded by the coding sequence ATGGCTCAGCAACCTGCTCTACACAGTCCTGCAGGACATCACGGTGGCCGACCTCGTGAACCAGGAGTGCCGCGTGGTCGAGTTACTCGACGAGCTCAAGCGCGAAGTGCAACTGCCGCCCAGTCCCTTCGCGGCATTGCCGGCTGGCGCCGGCCCGGAAGGCGAGGGCAACGGGGGCAAGGCGTGAGCCGCGAGACTACTACAGTTGACCAGGCGGTTGCCGATCACGCCGAATACGAGCACGGCTTTGTCACCGACATCGAATCGGACACCGCGCCGCCCGGCCTGACTACCGACGTCATACGCCTGATCTCGAGCAAGAAGAACGAGCCCGAGTGGCTGCTCGACATGCGACTGAAGGCTTTCGAGGGATTCGAGCGCATGGCCAAGCGCGGCGAGCCGGGCTGGGCCAAGGTCAACTACACGCCCATCGACCTGCAGTCGATCAGCTACTACTCGGCCCCGAAGGTGAAAGAAAAACTCGAGAGCCTCGACGAGGTCGACCCCGAGTTGCTGAGCACCTTCGACAAGCTGGGCATCCCGCTTCACGAGCAGAAAATGCTCGCGGGCGTGGCCGTTGACGCCGTGTTCGATTCGGTATCGGTGGCCACCACTTTCAAAGCGGAACTGGCCAGCCACGGGGTGATCTTCTGCTCCTTCAGCGAGGCGGTACAGAATCACCCGGAGCTCGTGAAGAAGTACCTCGGCAGCGTGGTGCCGGCTTCGGACAACTACTACGCGGCGCTCAACTCGGCCGTGTTTACCGACGGTTCGTTCTGCTACATCCCGCCGGGCGTTCGCTGCCCGATGGAACTGTCGACGTACTTTCGTATCAACGAGGCCAACACCGGCCAGTTTGAACGCACGTTGATCGTGGCCGACAAGGGCTCCTATGTGAGCTATCTCGAGGGTTGCACCGCGCCCATGCGCGACGAGAACCAGCTGCACGCGGCTGTGGTGGAGCTGGTGGCTCTCGACGACGCCGAGATCAAGTACTCGACGGTGCAGAACTGGTACCCCGGTGACAAGGACGGCAAGGGCGGCATCTACAACTTTGTTACCAAGCGCGGCCTGGCCATGGATCGCTCGCGCATATCGTGGACGCAGGTGGAGACCGGCTCGGCCATCACCTGGAAGTATCCCAGCGTGATCCTGCAGGGTGACGACTCGGTGGGCGAGTTCTACTCGGTGGCGCTCACCAACAATTATCAGCAGGCCGACACCGGCACCAAGATGATACACAACGGCAGCAACACGAAGAGCACCATCATCTCCAAGGGTATCTCGGTAGGCAAGGCCCACAACACGTACCGTGGACTGGTGCAGGTGGGACCCAACGCCGAGAACGCGCACAACTACAGCCAGTGCGACTCACTGCTGCTGGGTGACGAGTGCGGCGCGCATACTTTTCCATACATCGACGTGCGCACGCCCAACAGCCGGGTGGAGCACGAAGCGTCGACCTCGCGCATAGGCGAAGAACAACTCTTCTACCTGGCCCAGCGGGGCATAAGCGAGGAAGACGCGGTGTCAATTATAGTCAATGGATTCTGCAAGAGGGTGTTTCGCGAACTGCCCATGGAGTTTGCGGTAGAGGCCCAGAAGCTCATGGAAGTGAGCCTCGAAGGAGCGGTAGGATGA
- a CDS encoding rhodanese-like domain-containing protein, whose protein sequence is MSANRVTPIEAAEMLEQGYKYLDVRSRPEFDQGHPTGAWNVPLLNAGPGGRMQANADFLAVVKSNFATDAKLLVGCKSGGRSARAAEMLADVGYSELVDVRGGFSGEPDPAGGVAVAGWKDSGLPVSEQPEAGHSYAELQGKTD, encoded by the coding sequence ATGAGTGCAAACAGGGTCACGCCAATCGAGGCAGCGGAAATGTTGGAGCAGGGCTACAAATATCTCGACGTCAGATCGCGGCCCGAGTTTGACCAGGGGCACCCCACCGGGGCCTGGAATGTGCCCTTGCTCAACGCAGGGCCGGGAGGCCGCATGCAGGCCAACGCGGACTTCCTGGCGGTGGTGAAGAGCAACTTCGCCACTGACGCCAAGCTGCTGGTTGGCTGCAAGAGCGGCGGCCGTTCGGCCAGGGCGGCGGAGATGCTGGCTGATGTCGGCTACAGCGAGCTCGTCGACGTCAGGGGCGGTTTCAGCGGTGAGCCCGACCCGGCCGGCGGGGTAGCGGTAGCGGGTTGGAAAGACTCCGGGTTGCCGGTGTCCGAGCAGCCCGAGGCGGGCCACAGCTACGCGGAACTACAGGGAAAAACAGACTGA